A stretch of the Gossypium hirsutum isolate 1008001.06 chromosome D07, Gossypium_hirsutum_v2.1, whole genome shotgun sequence genome encodes the following:
- the LOC107933021 gene encoding probable inactive receptor kinase At2g26730, translating into MVLSFSSVILVSVLILSYGVNSEPVQDKQALLTFLSMVKHENRIQWNSSTSACDWVGVECDATRSFVFTLRLPGVGLVGSIPPKTIGLLNRLRVLSLRANRLSGTVPADFSNLTLLRSLYLQENQFTGSFPSSLTRLTRLVRLDLSSNNFTGPIPVGVNNLAHLTGLFLQNNTFSGSLPAINSDGLDDFDVSNNNLTGSIPYTLSKFPASSFAGNIGLCGGPLRACNPTYRKSSGLSTGAIVAIVVGSVLVALLFLLCLILFLCKQQRRPDRKEKPVTEETRAAPPAEAGTSSSKDDVTGGSIEREKNKLVFFESGVYSFDLEDLLRASAEVLGKGSVGTSYKAVLEEGTAVVVKRLKDVAASKREFEMQKEKLGKIKHEKVVPLRAFYYSKDEKLLVYEFMPNGSLSALLHGSRGSGHTPLDWDNRIKIALSTAKGLSYLHLSQVAHGNIKSSNILLGPNREACISDYGLNPLFGNTTPPSRVTGYRAPEVLETRNVTFKSDVYSFGVLLLELLTGKSPSQASLGEEGIDLPRWVQSVVREEWTAEVFDAELMRYHNIEEEMVQLLQIAMTCVSVVPDQRPAMVDVVRMIEDLNRAEIDDGLPQSSDANTPPTESRIPPTSATP; encoded by the exons ATGGTGTTAAGTTTCAGCTCTGTAATTTTAGTTTCAGTTTTAATACTGAGTTATGGAGTCAACTCAGAACCGGTTCAAGACAAGCAAGCTTTACTTACGTTCCTTTCAATGGTCAAACATGAGAACCGGATTCAATGGAACTCATCAACTTCAGCTTGTGATTGGGTCGGTGTCGAATGTGATGCTACACGGTCTTTTGTTTTCACTCTCCGGTTACCTGGTGTGGGACTCGTCGGTTCCATTCCACCTAAAACGATCGGTCTTTTGAACCGACTCCGGGTCTTAAGTTTAAGGGCGAACCGTTTATCCGGTACCGTTCCGGCCGATTTTTCCAATTTGACTCTGTTGCGGAGTCTTTATTTGCAAGAGAATCAGTTCACCGGTTCGTTTCCGTCTAGCTTGACTCGTTTAACTCGTTTGGTACGGCTTGATCTTTCTTCTAACAATTTCACCGGTCCAATTCCTGTCGGAGTCAACAATTTGGCTCATCTGACTGGTCTTTTCTTGCAAAACAACACGTTTTCCGGTTCTCTTCCGGCTATCAACTCTGACGGTTTAGATGATTTCGATGTTTCTAATAACAACCTTACCGGTTCAATTCCCTATACCTTATCTAAATTCCCGGCATCTTCATTCGCCGGAAATATCGGACTTTGTGGGGGTCCACTCCGGGCATGTAACCCAACTTACCGTAAAAGTTCCGGGCTTTCCACCGGCGCCATTGTTGCCATCGTCGTTGGGTCTGTACTCGTTGCATTATTGTTCCTACTATGCctcattctttttctttgtaaACAGCAAAGACGGCCGGATAGAAAGGAGAAGCCAGTTACGGAAGAGACACGGGCAGCTCCGCCCGCGGAAGCGGGGACTTCGTCTTCTAAAGATGACGTGACCGGTGGGTCAATTGAAAGGGAAAAGAATAAGCTGGTGTTTTTTGAAAGTGGGGTTTACAGCTTCGACTTGGAGGACTTGTTGAGGGCTTCAGCTGAAGTGTTGGGAAAAGGCAGCGTAGGAACGTCGTACAAGGCGGTGCTGGAAGAAGGGACGGCGGTGGTAGTGAAACGGTTGAAAGACGTGGCGGCTAGTAAAAGGGAATTCGAAATGCAAAAGGAAAAGTTGGGTAAAATCAAGCATGAAAAAGTGGTTCCTTTGAGGGCATTTTACTACTCCAAAGATGAAAAACTGCTTGTTTACGAGTTCATGCCTAACGGTAGCTTGTCTGCTCTGCTTCACG GTAGTAGAGGCTCAGGCCATACACCACTGGATTGGGACAATCGGATTAAGATAGCATTAAGCACCGCTAAGGGTCTATCATACCTCCATCTTTCTCAGGTCGCTCACGGCAACATCAAGTCCTCCAATATCCTTCTTGGACCAAACCGCGAAGCTTGCATCTCCGACTACGGTCTCAACCCGCTCTTTGGCAACACCACTCCGCCTAGTCGTGTTACGGGCTACCGAGCACCTGAAGTGCTTGAAACACGTAATGTTACGTTCAAGTCCGATGTTTATAGTTTTGGTGTTTTGTTGCTAGAGTTGTTAACAGGTAAATCACCTAGCCAAGCATCATTAGGGGAAGAAGGGATTGATCTTCCTCGTTGGGTCCAATCGGTGGTTCGTGAGGAATGGACAGCTGAGGTTTTCGACGCGGAGTTGATGAGATATCACAATATTGAGGAGGAAATGGTGCAACTGTTACAAATTGCAATGACTTGTGTATCGGTGGTTCCTGATCAAAGACCTGCCATGGTAGATGTGGTACGCATGATTGAAGATCTGAATAGAGCTGAAATCGATGACGGATTACCACAGTCATCTGATGCTAATACTCCGCCTACCGAATCAAGGATTCCACCTACATCCGCCACACCTTAA